One window from the genome of Magnolia sinica isolate HGM2019 chromosome 4, MsV1, whole genome shotgun sequence encodes:
- the LOC131242576 gene encoding NAD(P)H-quinone oxidoreductase subunit T, chloroplastic produces the protein MASTAAPSFSLLHHTRKGENANARRRNRCMRVFATNDSGEQPPVGQRKGNPGVDTRIHWENPDEGWIGGKTTKTDGGDRKKEEEILGEKFADLLKNSTDSHYQFLGISTEADLEEIKAAYRRLSKEYHPDTTSLPMKVASDKFMQLREVYDVLSNEERRRFYDWTLAQEAASRQAERMKMKLEDPYEQDLKNWESVPDMVDRLGGKNLELSDQAMTALTIDVGIIIFAICCIIYVVAFKEPY, from the exons ATGGCTTCTACAGCAgctccttccttctctcttctccaccaTACCCGAAAAGGCGAAAATGCCAATGCCCGAAGACGCAATCGATGTATGCGCGTCTTCGCAACCAATGACTCGGGAGAGCAGCCGCCGGTTGGCCAAAGGAAGGGTAACCCAGGTGTGGATACCAGAATTCACTGGGAGAATCCTGATGAAGGGTGGATTGGGGGGAAGACAACCAAAACCGATGGAGGAGAtaggaagaaggaggaggagatttTAGGAGAGAAGTTTGCTGATTTGCTGAAGAATTCAACTGATTCTCACTACCA ATTCTTAGGAATATCGACCGAAGCTGACCTGGAAGAGATCAAAGCCGCGTATCGTCGGCTATCGAAGGAGTACCATCCCGACACAACGTCGCTCCCTATGAAAGTAGCATCTGACAAGTTCATGCAGCTGCGAGAAGTCTACGACGTTCTCAGCAATGAAGAGAGGCGTAGATTCTATGATTGGACATTGGCTCAGGAGGCTGCAAGCCGACAAGCCGAGCGGATGAAGATGAAGTTGGAAGATCCTTATGAGCAAGATTTGAAGAACTGGGAATCGGTACCGGACATGGTCGATCGGCTCGGTGGGAAGAACTTGGAGCTGAGTGATCAGGCAATGACGGCTCTCACCATCGACGTCGGTATTATAATTTTTGCAATTTGTTGTATCATTTACGTCGTTGCCTTTAAAGAACCATATTAG